From Rhodopseudomonas palustris, a single genomic window includes:
- the cas5c gene encoding type I-C CRISPR-associated protein Cas5c, with the protein MAYGIRLRVKGRWALFTRPEMKVERVSYDVMTPSAARGILEAIHWKPAIRWVIDEIHVLKPIRFQSIRRNEVGAKAPVASIRKAMKSGDIGDLALIVEDNRQQRAATLLSDVDYVICAHFEMTAKAGPDDNEAKHLDTFNRRARKGQSFHQPCLGAREFPATFALLEPDQALPQPDNQDRTAALGFGTPRDLGFMLYDINHGGDRGSILFRATLVDGVVKVPPPGSPELRR; encoded by the coding sequence ATGGCGTATGGGATTCGCCTTCGCGTTAAGGGGCGCTGGGCGTTGTTCACACGGCCTGAGATGAAGGTCGAGCGCGTCTCCTATGATGTGATGACGCCGTCCGCCGCCCGCGGCATTCTCGAAGCGATCCACTGGAAGCCGGCGATCCGCTGGGTGATCGACGAGATCCACGTCCTCAAGCCGATCCGCTTCCAGTCGATCCGCCGCAACGAGGTCGGCGCCAAAGCGCCGGTGGCGTCGATCCGCAAGGCGATGAAGAGCGGCGACATCGGCGACCTTGCGCTGATCGTCGAGGACAATCGGCAGCAACGCGCCGCGACGCTGCTGTCGGACGTCGACTATGTGATCTGTGCGCATTTCGAAATGACCGCCAAGGCGGGACCGGACGACAACGAGGCCAAACACCTCGACACGTTCAACCGCCGCGCCCGCAAGGGACAGTCGTTTCATCAGCCCTGCCTCGGCGCCCGCGAATTTCCGGCGACCTTTGCGTTGCTCGAACCTGATCAAGCGCTGCCGCAGCCCGACAACCAAGATCGCACCGCCGCGCTTGGCTTCGGCACACCACGCGATCTCGGCTTCATGCTCTACGACATCAATCACGGCGGCGACCGCGGCTCGATCCTGTTCCGGGCGACGCTCGTCGATGGGGTGGTGAAAGTGCCGCCGCCAGGATCGCCGGAGCTGCGACGATGA